The Candidatus Eisenbacteria bacterium DNA segment CCCTGTTCGGAGGGGATGAGGAAGAATCCGAACCCAGCCGGCGCGAGGTCTCGGTTGGGATTGGATCGTTGATGCGGTTCTTTTTGGGCGGACACCGGGATGAGGAATGGGTGGCTTCGGCGACGTCGGGGTGGTTTACCTGTCGTGACTTGATGGATGGAGACCCAAAATGAAAGACCTGCGGCTGCAACTGATCGCCATTCTCGTTTTGGTGGCGCTCCTGCCGGCCATACCGGCGGTTTGGACGGCCCACTCGCTCTTCACGCAGATCTTGGATCCGGTTCTGGAGGCTGATCTCCTGGAAGGGGCCCGCGCCGGTCTGGATTCCACACGGGATCTTCTATTAGAAGAAATGCGCGGATTTGGAAGAAAAATCCATCAATGCGCCGCAGTCGATACATTGACCGAGGGCGCCCTTGCAGCGCTGACCGAGCGGGAGAGAGCCTCTCTCAAAGCCCTGGCGGCGGAGCCTGATCGATCGGGCCGGGCCGCTGATGGCGCAGATGAGCTGCAGATCCGGATTCCTCCCCAGCGGATCACCTTGGGCGACCGCGATCTCCTGGTGGCACAGGTTGTTCTCCCGGATCGCCGAACCGCTTGGTTGAGCCAGCCGATTCCGTCGGACCTCTCTGAACGGGCGGAGCTTCTTTCCAACAATATCCGCTGGGTGGAGGCGCTTCGAAGGGAGCGGAGCCCTGTTCTTCGAAGCCTGCTGGCCACTTTTCTCCTCGTCTACGGCGGCATCCTGCTCCTCGTGCTGGTGTTGGGGTTGGTCCTCGCTTCGCGGAATACGCGTCCCTTGGCGGTTCTCGGCGACGGTATCAAAAGTGTCGCCGGGGGCGCGTTGGAGACAACGGTGCCGGAAATCGGCGGAGGAGAGATCCGCGGGCTTCTCAGCAACTTTAACAATATGGTGGGCCGCTTGAGAGGTCAGCAGGCGGAGCTGCTGCGGCTTGAAAAGCTGAGCGCCTGGCGGCAGATGGCCCGCAGCCTGGCTCATGAAATTAAAAATCCATTGACACCGATACAACTGGCGGCGCAGCAGATGCGGGATGCCTATTCCGGCGATGATCCGGAATACATCTCTCTTGTTAAAGAGGGGGTGGCGATCATTGAGGAAGAGGTGGCGGGTCTGCGAAATCTGGTGAGCGCCTTTTCACAATTCGCCCGTCTCCCCGATCCTCTGATGTCGCCTGTGGCGATCGGAGACATCCTAAGCGACATAATGAGTCTTTACGGACCGGACCGGGTCTCCTTGACGGGACAGGATGAAATGCGTCAGAAAGAGGCGCCGGAATATTTCATTCAATGCGATCGGGATCAGATGCACCGCGTTCTCATTAATTTGATCAATAATGCCCTGCATGCACAGGAATCGCTCGGTGTTGATGAGCCAATCGAGATTGAGGTGATCCCACCGGAGGCTCCGGCCTGCCGGGTTGGTCTTCGTATCTGTGATCGCGGACCCGGCATACCGGCAAACCTCAGACAACGGATCTTTGAACCCGATTTTACAACAAAGCCGGATGGGATGGGGCTGGGGCTGGCCATTGTGGAAGCGACCATCCACGCCCATGCCGGCTCGATAGCGGTGTCGGAGAGGGAGGGCGGCGGATCGATCTTTGCGATAACTCTTCCCCTGGGC contains these protein-coding regions:
- a CDS encoding HAMP domain-containing protein translates to MKDLRLQLIAILVLVALLPAIPAVWTAHSLFTQILDPVLEADLLEGARAGLDSTRDLLLEEMRGFGRKIHQCAAVDTLTEGALAALTERERASLKALAAEPDRSGRAADGADELQIRIPPQRITLGDRDLLVAQVVLPDRRTAWLSQPIPSDLSERAELLSNNIRWVEALRRERSPVLRSLLATFLLVYGGILLLVLVLGLVLASRNTRPLAVLGDGIKSVAGGALETTVPEIGGGEIRGLLSNFNNMVGRLRGQQAELLRLEKLSAWRQMARSLAHEIKNPLTPIQLAAQQMRDAYSGDDPEYISLVKEGVAIIEEEVAGLRNLVSAFSQFARLPDPLMSPVAIGDILSDIMSLYGPDRVSLTGQDEMRQKEAPEYFIQCDRDQMHRVLINLINNALHAQESLGVDEPIEIEVIPPEAPACRVGLRICDRGPGIPANLRQRIFEPDFTTKPDGMGLGLAIVEATIHAHAGSIAVSEREGGGSIFAITLPLGAVESDVESDGMTDGGMDET